From Woronichinia naegeliana WA131, the proteins below share one genomic window:
- a CDS encoding hydrogenase maturation protease has translation MVDSPILVIGYGNSLRCDDGVGPYLAETIAQKAWPGVQTLSVHQLTPELAPQIAQATKVIFIDAIANRQSSEVIMEVLEPKDNYSGLDHSGNPSYLLALAKHLYGYCPPSFWVMVPAQNFEFGEYFSVITTQAMTEALAKIFTLIFEADLPHETISLGSIRDDGFCDEENINTDG, from the coding sequence ATGGTTGATTCTCCCATTTTGGTGATTGGTTACGGTAATAGTCTGCGCTGTGATGATGGCGTGGGGCCTTATCTGGCTGAGACCATTGCTCAAAAAGCTTGGCCAGGAGTACAAACTTTATCCGTTCATCAACTCACTCCCGAACTCGCGCCTCAGATTGCTCAAGCAACGAAGGTAATTTTTATTGATGCGATCGCCAATCGGCAAAGCTCGGAAGTGATCATGGAAGTTCTAGAACCAAAAGACAATTATTCTGGCTTAGATCATAGTGGCAATCCCAGTTATTTATTAGCTCTAGCGAAACATCTCTACGGTTATTGTCCCCCCAGTTTTTGGGTGATGGTTCCCGCCCAGAATTTTGAATTTGGGGAATATTTTTCCGTGATCACAACCCAGGCAATGACCGAGGCCCTAGCAAAAATTTTTACCTTGATTTTTGAAGCGGATTTACCTCATGAGACAATTTCTCTGGGATCCATTAGGGATGACGGTTTCTGCGATGAAGAAAATATAAATACAGACGGCTAA